The genome window ATGAGCACTTTGTTTACTTGTTAATGGCTGCCTGCAAGCGGGCTTCAGCCAATTAACCATGAAAAATCAGAATAATGGAGTCATGCTGACGCAAGCCGGGAACTTGGCGTATAAGTTGCATTAAAATTAGTGGAGATGGTCGGCATCATGGTGGTGCCGCTTCTATTTCGCAAAACCAACCGAAAGGATTTGAAAATGAAAAGATTAAATCAATTGATGTTGATTTCACTGGCAATTGTCATCACAGCCGCTATCGGCATGGCCGGCTGCGCCACGACCGGTATGGAGCGTTCAACAAAGGCAAAAACCTCCATGACAGAAATGGACGGCAATATCAAATTGCTTCTCGTTCAGCTGGATGCAACAGGGGCGTCGCTCAGAGAACTTGTAAAACCGGATAACTCCGACGTGGAAAAGGCCTTTCAGCTGTTTACGGAAAACGTCTCAAAAATGGAGAAAATGGAGAAAAGCTTTACCAGGCACACCGATGAAATGAATGCCAGAGGCAAGGATTATTTCGAAGAGTGGCAGAAAGAAGGCGATAAATATAAAAATCCGCGGATACAGCAGCTCAGTGAACAACGCCGATTCGAGCTCAGCAGGATATACGGGGAGATCGCCACAAACAGCATCGGGGTAAAGGAGGGGCTCAATGCTTACGTCTCTGACCTTAAGGAAATCCAGACGTATCTTTCAAACGACCTGACGCCAAAGGGCATCGAAGCCATTGAACCACTGGCCCGTGAAGTAGCCAGCAAGGGCAGCCATCTCAAATATGAGATAAAGGATATTCAGGCGGCGGTGAACAGGGCAAAGGCGGCGATGGCCCAGTGATAGGCTGTTGTTGTTGAACTGATGGCAGAGGTATGAGGTATAAGGATACTTTCGGGCGCGTCCGTTTTTCGGCAGCCGAAATTATCCAAACGGTTTTATCGATTCCAAACGGGAAAGGACCGCAGGATGGGAGACAAAGGGAAAAAAGATAAAGGCAAACGCGAAGAACAGAAAAAAAGCAAAAGCACGCCGAAAGAAAAACGAAAACAAAAAAGCCAAAAGGAAAATGCATAATACTTGAAAAACCGGGATACAAGGTGCTGGCATCAAATTCAGTCCATAAAGCGTTGACATTGATCAAAGCCCAGGGCGGCGCCATCGATCTGCTTATAACCGATGTGATCATGCCGGAGATAAACGGACGTGATTTTGCCACTCAGGCCAACAGTCTTTACCCGGATATGAAAACGCTTTTCATGTCCGGATATACATCCAATGTCATCGTTCGTCACGGGATTTTGGAAGAAGGTGTGCGTTATATCCAGAAACCCTTTTCCATTACAGAGCTGGCGATAAAAGTGCGAAAGGCGGTTGAGGGGTAAAGTGAATAAGCGGTTTTTGCAAACCTCACTGAGAGCCGGCCATTTAATATTCTTGACCGGGATAATCTGGATCGTTGTTATCGCGGCCTCCTTTGTATGGAACTGGCATCAGGTCGGTGATTCCATGATGGTCCTGGTTGAAAACGCAGCTCAGTTCTCGTTTGAAAAGGACGTGGTCTATCGCCGATGGGGCGCCATGCATGGCGGGGTGTATGTCCCGGTCACCAAGGCAACCCCACCCAACCCCTACCTGAGCCATCTTCCAGACCGGGATGTAGTAACTACCTCCGGCAAACAACTCACTCTGATCAATCCAGCCTATATGACCCGCCAAGTGCATGAACTGGGGCGTCAGCAATACGGCATGAGGGGGCATATTACGAGCCTGGACCCCCTTCGTCCGGAAAACGCTGCGGACGCCTGGGAAACCGAGGCCCTGTTGTCGTTCCAAAAAGGCGCCGAACAGGCTACTTCCGTGGAAACCATAGCCGGTCAGCCCTATTTCCGGTTGATGCGGCCTATGGTTACAGAGGAGAAGTGCCTCAAGTGCCATGCCCATCAGGGATATGCCATTGGTGACATTCGCGGTGGCGTCAGCGTGTCCGTGCCGCTGGCAACTTATTTGTCTCAGGCCCGGACACAGCGAACCGGGCTGGCCATTGTTCATGTGTTGGTCGGTTTCTTTGGCCTGGTTGGCCTGGAGTTCGGGCGAAGACTGCATGGAAGTTCCGAGAGGAAATTGGGAGAAAACGAATCACTGGTGCGCGCCATCAACGAGTCGGCCCAGGATGCCATTGTGGTGATGGATGCCGAAGGACGGATTTCCTACTGGAATCCTGCGGCTGAGCATATTTTTGGCTACACAAGCGATGAGGCGATCGGGCAGGACCTTATTCCCATGCTGGTCCCTTCTCGTTATAAAGAGATACATGGCGCGGTCTTTCCGGAATTCCAGCGTTCCGGCCGGAGCGATGCCGTTGGAAAAACACTGGAGTTAAAAGCGCTGCGGAAAAGCGGGGAAGAATTTTCCGTGGAATTATCCCTTTCCAGTGTGCGGCTTAAGGGCAGGTGGCATGCAGTGGGTATTATCCGCGACATCTCCGAGCGCAAGCAGGCCGAGGAGACCATCCGGCAGATGGCCTACCATGATTCCCTGACAGGTCTTCCCAACCGGAAGCTCTTTTCTGATCGCCTGGGTATCGCCTTCGCGCAGGCCGGGAGGAATCAAAATAATGTCGCAGTCATAATGCTTGATCTCGATAATTTCAAGGACGTAAACGATACTTTGGGCCATGACACGGGAGATCTTCTTCTCAAAGCAATCACAGAGCGGCTAAGCAACGCACTCAGGAAGAGTGATACCATTGCGCGCTTCGGCGGCGACGAGTTTGTGCTGATTTTACCTGATCTGAAGGGAGAAGACCATGCGGGCCGGCCTGCACAAAAGATCGTTGAAAGTTTTCGCAAGCCCTTTCTCATTAATGCCCATCAACTGATTGTGACAACGAGTATCGGTATTGCTGTCTATCCCCGTGATGGGACAGATGAGGCTGTTCTCTTAAAAAATGCCGATATCGCCATGTATCAGGCCAAGCAAGCAGGACGGGATCGATATCAAGTCTTTAAAGCTTGATCACGCCCCATTCCACTAATCGCTGGTATGCATACTTGGCCTGGTCCCCCTCGTTTACCTGTTGGAGATAATGGTAATAATCTTCGGCGGATTTCTGCTTGTTGCCCATGCCCTCGTAAGCATAACCTCTGAAAAAAATGGTGTTCGGATTACCGGGAAGTTTGGTTTCGTAGGCGGTGAAATCCGCCACCGCCTGATCGAATTTTTTCAGCCTGATTTTGGCGAATCCGCTGAGGTGGTTCGCCTGGGCCTCCCGGGGATACACCTGCTTAGCTTTTTCGGAAAATCGAAGTGCCTTGTCATATTTTTCCTTTACCATCTGGCATTTGGCCATCATAACAAGCCCGGCGTAATCTCTTGGGGCGAGTTTTAATCCCTGATTAAAAGAAGTTTCGGCTTGATCATAATCCTCCCGCGCCATCGATTCTTCGGCTTGTTGAAA of Desulfobacterales bacterium contains these proteins:
- a CDS encoding DUF2959 family protein, which codes for MKRLNQLMLISLAIVITAAIGMAGCATTGMERSTKAKTSMTEMDGNIKLLLVQLDATGASLRELVKPDNSDVEKAFQLFTENVSKMEKMEKSFTRHTDEMNARGKDYFEEWQKEGDKYKNPRIQQLSEQRRFELSRIYGEIATNSIGVKEGLNAYVSDLKEIQTYLSNDLTPKGIEAIEPLAREVASKGSHLKYEIKDIQAAVNRAKAAMAQ
- a CDS encoding response regulator, with protein sequence MLEKPGYKVLASNSVHKALTLIKAQGGAIDLLITDVIMPEINGRDFATQANSLYPDMKTLFMSGYTSNVIVRHGILEEGVRYIQKPFSITELAIKVRKAVEG
- a CDS encoding diguanylate cyclase, which encodes MNKRFLQTSLRAGHLIFLTGIIWIVVIAASFVWNWHQVGDSMMVLVENAAQFSFEKDVVYRRWGAMHGGVYVPVTKATPPNPYLSHLPDRDVVTTSGKQLTLINPAYMTRQVHELGRQQYGMRGHITSLDPLRPENAADAWETEALLSFQKGAEQATSVETIAGQPYFRLMRPMVTEEKCLKCHAHQGYAIGDIRGGVSVSVPLATYLSQARTQRTGLAIVHVLVGFFGLVGLEFGRRLHGSSERKLGENESLVRAINESAQDAIVVMDAEGRISYWNPAAEHIFGYTSDEAIGQDLIPMLVPSRYKEIHGAVFPEFQRSGRSDAVGKTLELKALRKSGEEFSVELSLSSVRLKGRWHAVGIIRDISERKQAEETIRQMAYHDSLTGLPNRKLFSDRLGIAFAQAGRNQNNVAVIMLDLDNFKDVNDTLGHDTGDLLLKAITERLSNALRKSDTIARFGGDEFVLILPDLKGEDHAGRPAQKIVESFRKPFLINAHQLIVTTSIGIAVYPRDGTDEAVLLKNADIAMYQAKQAGRDRYQVFKA